One Gemmatimonadota bacterium DNA segment encodes these proteins:
- a CDS encoding type II toxin-antitoxin system RelE/ParE family toxin, translated as MIRSFRHRELRRLYERGDPSLIRTDLRERVEVMLAQLDVAENVNAMRLSRYRLHALKGNLKSHWSITVKANWRIIFRFENGNVYDVDMIDYH; from the coding sequence ATGATTCGCAGTTTTCGACATCGGGAGCTAAGACGCTTATACGAGCGCGGAGATCCCAGCCTCATTCGTACCGACCTGCGCGAGAGAGTCGAAGTGATGCTGGCACAACTCGACGTGGCAGAAAACGTGAACGCAATGCGTCTATCCAGATATCGGCTGCACGCTCTCAAGGGTAACCTAAAAAGCCATTGGTCGATCACCGTGAAAGCCAATTGGCGTATCATCTTCCGCTTCGAGAACGGAAATGTCTACGACGTAGATATGATTGATTATCACTGA
- a CDS encoding carboxylesterase: MTDLPVIERVSNNSAEVNASIIWLHGLGADGGDFAPIVPQLGLPAAYAVRFVFPSAPSIPVTINQGMVMPAWYDILELGETRRLDEDGLRASAGKVQALLRREIDRGVPSERILLAGFSQGGAVCLEAGLSFQYRIGGIIALSTYFPTAASIVVHPAQSRLPVLVCHGSMDPMLNESLGRDAAESLRRLGMVPEYHAYPMAHQVSPQEIVQIGQWIRAVLGN, encoded by the coding sequence TTGACCGATCTCCCCGTTATAGAACGCGTATCCAATAACTCGGCCGAGGTCAACGCGTCCATCATATGGCTCCATGGTCTGGGGGCGGACGGAGGCGATTTTGCGCCGATTGTTCCGCAACTGGGGCTGCCGGCGGCCTACGCAGTCCGCTTCGTGTTTCCATCAGCGCCATCCATCCCGGTGACGATCAACCAGGGGATGGTGATGCCCGCGTGGTACGATATCCTGGAGCTGGGTGAAACCCGGCGTCTCGACGAAGACGGATTGCGCGCTTCAGCAGGCAAGGTGCAGGCGTTGTTGCGACGGGAGATCGATCGGGGCGTACCGAGCGAACGGATCCTGCTGGCGGGCTTTTCCCAGGGCGGCGCGGTCTGTCTCGAAGCCGGGCTGTCGTTTCAATACCGGATCGGCGGCATCATTGCCCTGTCCACCTACTTTCCCACGGCGGCCAGCATCGTCGTGCATCCAGCCCAGTCCAGGCTTCCCGTACTGGTCTGTCACGGATCAATGGATCCGATGTTGAATGAATCCCTGGGGCGCGACGCCGCCGAATCCCTCAGGCGATTGGGCATGGTTCCCGAATACCACGCGTATCCCATGGCCCACCAGGTGTCTCCGCAGGAAATCGTCCAGATCGGCCAATGGATCCGCGCCGTACTGGGGAACTGA
- a CDS encoding HigA family addiction module antitoxin, which translates to MPMKNPPHPGKVVRISCLEPLGLSVTEGAKVLGVSRQALSNLVNCHSRISGDMAVRLAKAFGSTPETWIRLQAAYDVAQAQAREDQIEVERFLPG; encoded by the coding sequence ATGCCCATGAAGAACCCGCCACATCCCGGCAAGGTGGTGCGCATTTCATGCCTGGAACCGCTCGGGCTCAGCGTGACCGAGGGCGCGAAGGTACTGGGCGTAAGCCGTCAGGCACTTTCGAATCTGGTGAATTGCCATTCACGGATTTCCGGCGACATGGCGGTTCGCCTTGCAAAGGCTTTCGGCTCGACCCCGGAGACCTGGATTCGTCTGCAGGCGGCTTACGACGTCGCACAGGCGCAGGCCCGAGAGGATCAAATCGAAGTTGAGCGTTTCCTACCCGGGTAG
- a CDS encoding type II toxin-antitoxin system RelB/DinJ family antitoxin has translation MNSDAVVRARIDKETKARAKTALQAIGLSMSDAIRLLMVRVANEKRLPFSIQVPRPATTKAMKELEEGKGQRFDTAEGLYQDLET, from the coding sequence GTGAATTCCGATGCAGTTGTTCGAGCACGAATAGATAAAGAAACCAAAGCTCGAGCTAAGACAGCGCTTCAGGCTATAGGCTTGTCCATGTCCGATGCGATTCGATTACTAATGGTGCGTGTAGCGAACGAGAAACGGTTGCCGTTTTCGATTCAGGTACCGCGTCCTGCGACTACCAAGGCGATGAAAGAACTGGAAGAGGGTAAGGGTCAGCGATTCGACACTGCCGAAGGTTTGTACCAAGACCTCGAAACATGA